One window from the genome of Musa acuminata AAA Group cultivar baxijiao chromosome BXJ1-4, Cavendish_Baxijiao_AAA, whole genome shotgun sequence encodes:
- the LOC135671990 gene encoding zinc finger CCCH domain-containing protein 20-like, with amino-acid sequence MAPGERPLRHPMGHPPPWPVTEHPMAEMQQNDTLPVSDVVGLSAMQHFLLGSSADLDLAADEYACDEFRMYEFKVRRCPRGRVHDWTECPYAHSGEKARRRDPRRFQYSGSPCPDFRRGGGCRLGDACDLAHGVFETWLHPARYRTQPCKDGTACSRRVCFFAHTPEQLRIVLPPSPTSSGKIGVNMFSSPTSTLALLSSPSDGSPPLSPVGVDDVFAAMRNLQLGKVRSALPFGTRSGFASPASLESDPATRGRRAAAAVADQSAPKLLEDWGRQEEAAEPAPDLAWVSELVKD; translated from the coding sequence ATGGCGCCCGGCGAGCGTCCCCTCCGCCATCCGATGGGCCACCCCCCTCCTTGGCCTGTAACCGAGCACCCGATGGCCGAGATGCAGCAGAACGACACCCTCCCCGTCAGCGACGTCGTCGGCCTCTCCGCGATGCAGCACTTCCTCCTCGGCAGCAGCGCCGACCTGGACCTCGCGGCCGACGAATACGCCTGCGACGAGTTCCGGATGTACGAGTTTAAGGTGCGGCGGTGCCCCCGCGGGCGGGTGCACGACTGGACCGAGTGCCCCTACGCCCACTCGGGAGAGAAAGCGCGACGGCGCGATCCCCGCCGGTTCCAGTACTCCGGCTCCCCATGCCCAGACTTCCGCCGGGGCGGGGGGTGCCGCCTCGGCGACGCCTGCGATCTCGCCCATGGCGTGTTCGAGACATGGCTCCACCCGGCACGCTACCGGACCCAGCCCTGCAAAGACGGCACCGCATGCAGCCGACGCGTGTGCTTTTTCGCTCACACCCCCGAGCAGCTCCGCATCGTCCTGCCCCCGAGCCCGACGTCGTCTGGCAAGATCGGCGTGAACATGTTCTCCTCGCCCACGTCGACGCTGGCGCTCCTGTCGTCGCCGTCAGACGGCTCGCCGCCGTTGTCGCCGGTGGGGGTAGACGATGTATTCGCGGCGATGAGGAACCTGCAGCTTGGGAAGGTTAGGTCGGCGTTGCCGTTCGGTACGCGGAGCGGGTTCGCATCCCCGGCGTCCCTCGAGAGCGATCCAGCGACACGGGGTAGGAGGGCAGCGGCGGCCGTGGCGGACCAGTCTGCGCCCAAACTTCTCGAGGACTGGGGGAGGCAGGAGGAGGCTGCGGAGCCGGCGCCGGATCTGGCATGGGTTTCGGAATTGGTGAAAGATTAA